A single genomic interval of Rosistilla ulvae harbors:
- the pyk gene encoding pyruvate kinase: MKPQTYVNEIGYFGNQDPEHGSKGRRMSRPTPDEPCTKIVATIGPACSSVDQLANLIQHGVAVFRINSAHGSRASHQETLDNVRKASLQVGFPVGVLYDLAGPKIRLGTLACDPYQCETGSQVTLIRGEQSTVDSELTSNYDKLLDELQAGDSVMLADGNVSLQVASVTADRVVCDVLAGGTIRSRQGINLPGVKLSISAMRRQDVDNAIWAAQEGVDFISLSFVRTAGDVESLKNLISTYESKAMVIAKIEKREAMEDLEAIVEASDGVMVARGDLGVEIDVAETPVAQKRIIRVCRDKLKPVIVATQMLESMHHSPRPTRAEASDVANAILDGADACMLSGETAIGEYPVEAVDMMFRIQQHTERELVGASKTLIKTIDRAHPITSAVAYGATQIAESIEAKMLVVVTRTGGTAWVKSKLRSLIPTLGVSDNEDTLRRMSLFWGIKPLRVSQLDNTEQLFSEVSRWGCREGHLVAGDRLVFVTGTGVMDNAHNLVVVHKVTSCDNKAAQ, from the coding sequence ATGAAACCGCAAACCTACGTGAACGAAATCGGATACTTTGGCAATCAAGATCCCGAACACGGCTCGAAAGGCAGACGCATGTCCCGACCGACCCCGGATGAACCTTGTACCAAAATTGTGGCGACGATTGGGCCAGCGTGCTCGAGCGTCGACCAGTTGGCCAATCTGATCCAGCACGGCGTCGCTGTGTTCCGGATCAATTCGGCCCACGGCTCTCGGGCTTCGCACCAGGAGACGCTCGACAACGTGCGGAAAGCCTCGCTGCAGGTCGGCTTTCCCGTCGGCGTGCTGTACGATCTCGCCGGGCCTAAGATTCGCTTGGGCACCTTGGCGTGCGATCCCTATCAATGCGAGACCGGTTCGCAGGTGACGCTGATTCGCGGCGAACAGTCGACTGTCGATAGCGAACTGACCAGCAACTACGACAAATTACTCGACGAACTGCAGGCGGGCGACAGCGTGATGCTGGCCGACGGCAATGTCTCGCTGCAAGTCGCGTCGGTCACCGCCGATCGCGTCGTCTGCGATGTCTTGGCGGGCGGAACGATCCGCAGCCGCCAGGGAATCAATCTGCCGGGGGTGAAGTTGAGCATTTCGGCGATGCGTCGCCAGGATGTCGACAACGCGATCTGGGCCGCTCAAGAAGGCGTCGACTTCATCAGCCTCAGTTTTGTCCGCACCGCTGGCGACGTCGAATCGCTGAAGAACTTGATCAGCACCTACGAATCGAAGGCGATGGTGATCGCCAAGATCGAAAAACGCGAGGCGATGGAAGATCTCGAAGCGATCGTCGAAGCTTCCGACGGCGTGATGGTCGCTCGTGGCGATCTGGGCGTGGAGATCGACGTCGCCGAGACGCCTGTCGCACAGAAACGGATCATTCGCGTCTGCCGCGACAAACTGAAGCCGGTGATCGTCGCGACGCAGATGCTCGAATCGATGCACCATTCGCCTCGCCCCACGCGAGCCGAAGCGAGCGACGTCGCCAACGCGATCCTCGACGGTGCTGATGCCTGCATGTTGAGCGGTGAGACGGCGATCGGCGAATATCCGGTCGAAGCTGTCGACATGATGTTCCGGATTCAGCAGCATACCGAACGCGAGTTGGTTGGAGCTTCGAAAACCCTGATCAAAACGATCGATCGGGCTCATCCGATCACGTCGGCTGTCGCTTACGGTGCGACTCAGATCGCGGAATCGATCGAAGCCAAGATGCTGGTCGTGGTCACGCGCACCGGCGGTACCGCTTGGGTGAAAAGTAAGTTGCGGAGTCTGATTCCGACGCTGGGAGTCAGCGACAACGAAGATACGCTGCGACGGATGAGCCTGTTTTGGGGGATCAAACCGCTGCGAGTAAGCCAGTTGGACAATACCGAACAACTGTTTTCGGAAGTCAGCCGCTGGGGCTGCCGGGAAGGGCATCTTGTCGCTGGGGACCGGTTGGTCTTCGTGACCGGAACCGGGGTAATGGACAATGCCCACAACCTGGTTGTCGTCCACAAAGTCACCTCCTGCGATAACAAAGCCGCTCAATAG
- the ffh gene encoding signal recognition particle protein, with product MFESLSDGLQSAFKSLRGKGKLTEANMRDGLKLVEQSMLEADVSYSVVQSFMQHVTEKATGRRVLMSLRPGEELVKIVYDELVEILGPVDSSLHLKSDGITVIMMCGLQGSGKTTTCGKLSQLLKEENIKPLLVAADLQRPAAIEQLRVIGRQLDVPVYAEDGASDPVKVCQAGVKQAQQEGARVVILDTAGRLAIDKELMDQLARIDKRVKPDQVYLVVDGMTGQDAVNSAGAFNEALELDGVVMTKLDGDARGGALLSVKHVTGVPIKFIGTGEHFDALEPFRPEGMTGRILQMGDMVAAAREAHRIVDESQREELEEKMKSGEMTLDDFKGLMEKVAKPGLMGKMMGLMPGMGQLKDLMNSEEAAGGIKQTIGAINSMTLEERRNPKIIDISRRTRIAKGAGVQASAITQLVKQFEQMKPIMQAMAGGGVGDRMQLMRQLQSSGALDGSNPGALKMKKSTGKRLSAAERAKQKKQREKELRKLRRSK from the coding sequence ATGTTTGAATCGCTGTCCGACGGACTGCAATCCGCCTTCAAGAGCTTGCGTGGTAAAGGCAAGCTCACCGAGGCGAACATGCGCGATGGGCTGAAGCTGGTCGAGCAGTCGATGCTCGAAGCGGATGTCAGCTATTCGGTTGTCCAGTCGTTCATGCAGCATGTGACCGAAAAGGCAACCGGTCGTCGCGTGCTGATGAGCCTGCGGCCGGGCGAAGAACTGGTCAAGATCGTCTATGACGAGCTGGTCGAGATTCTGGGGCCTGTCGATTCCTCGCTGCATCTCAAGAGCGACGGCATCACGGTCATCATGATGTGCGGCCTGCAGGGTAGCGGTAAAACGACGACTTGCGGAAAGTTGTCACAGCTGCTGAAAGAAGAGAACATCAAGCCGTTGTTGGTCGCGGCCGACCTGCAACGCCCCGCTGCGATCGAGCAATTGCGGGTGATCGGGCGTCAATTGGACGTGCCGGTTTATGCCGAAGATGGTGCCAGCGATCCGGTTAAGGTCTGCCAAGCGGGCGTTAAGCAAGCTCAACAGGAGGGCGCGCGAGTCGTCATCTTGGATACGGCCGGTCGGTTGGCGATCGACAAAGAGTTAATGGATCAATTGGCGCGGATCGACAAACGCGTCAAGCCGGACCAGGTTTATCTGGTCGTCGACGGCATGACCGGACAGGATGCTGTCAACAGTGCAGGTGCTTTTAATGAAGCTCTGGAGCTGGATGGCGTCGTGATGACGAAGCTCGATGGCGACGCCCGCGGCGGCGCGTTGTTGAGTGTAAAGCATGTCACGGGCGTGCCGATCAAGTTCATTGGTACGGGTGAGCATTTTGACGCGTTGGAGCCGTTTCGTCCCGAGGGGATGACCGGCCGAATCCTGCAGATGGGCGACATGGTCGCCGCGGCGCGGGAGGCTCATCGGATCGTTGACGAAAGTCAGCGCGAAGAACTTGAAGAGAAGATGAAGTCGGGCGAGATGACGCTCGATGATTTTAAAGGCTTGATGGAGAAGGTCGCCAAGCCGGGGCTGATGGGCAAGATGATGGGTTTGATGCCTGGCATGGGCCAGCTGAAAGACCTGATGAACAGCGAAGAAGCCGCTGGCGGGATCAAACAGACGATCGGTGCGATCAACAGTATGACGCTGGAAGAGCGTCGCAATCCAAAAATTATTGATATCTCGCGTCGGACCCGGATCGCCAAAGGTGCTGGGGTTCAGGCGTCTGCGATCACGCAATTGGTTAAGCAGTTCGAGCAGATGAAGCCGATCATGCAAGCAATGGCGGGTGGCGGCGTAGGGGATCGGATGCAATTGATGCGTCAGCTGCAATCAAGCGGTGCATTGGATGGGTCCAATCCAGGGGCGTTGAAGATGAAAAAGTCGACTGGGAAGCGGTTGTCGGCCGCCGAACGGGCGAAACAGAAGAAGCAGCGTGAAAAAGAGCTGCGGAAATTGAGACGATCGAAGTGA
- the rpsP gene encoding 30S ribosomal protein S16, with protein MAVRIRMKKMGRAHRPFYRLCAVDQRNPRDGKVIEELGYYDTSVPETDARAILKGERINYWLGVGAQASDKCQILIKKYGAEGTHLEKQREALQRMQAGRPVPAPKPAKPKAEAEAPAAEAAPAEAASE; from the coding sequence GTGGCAGTTCGAATCCGAATGAAGAAGATGGGCCGTGCCCACCGACCGTTTTATCGCTTGTGCGCCGTCGACCAACGTAACCCTCGCGATGGCAAGGTTATCGAAGAATTGGGCTATTACGACACCAGCGTTCCTGAAACCGACGCCCGTGCGATCCTCAAGGGCGAACGCATCAACTATTGGTTGGGTGTTGGCGCTCAAGCTAGCGACAAGTGCCAAATCTTGATCAAGAAGTATGGCGCCGAAGGGACTCACCTGGAAAAGCAACGCGAAGCTTTGCAACGCATGCAAGCCGGTCGTCCGGTTCCAGCGCCAAAGCCAGCCAAGCCAAAGGCGGAAGCTGAAGCTCCGGCCGCTGAAGCCGCACCTGCGGAAGCAGCTAGCGAATAA
- the trmD gene encoding tRNA (guanosine(37)-N1)-methyltransferase TrmD has translation MRFDVVTLFPAIFDGYLTQSLLNKAIENQLVQIHCHNLRDWSTDEKHHKIDDRPFGGGPGMLIQAPPVVDCVEEIESKEDRPARRILLSPQGRRFDQQLAEELATEPRLMLLCGRYEGFDQRVIDILEPEELSVGDFVLNGGEVAAMVVIDAVVRLLPGVLGDEFSSFDDSFSRGNRMLEFPQYTRPREFRGHEVPEVLLGGNHQQIAAWRADQIQKRTAERRSDLL, from the coding sequence ATGCGCTTTGATGTCGTGACCTTGTTCCCGGCGATCTTCGATGGCTATTTAACACAGAGCTTGTTAAATAAGGCGATCGAAAATCAGCTGGTCCAGATCCATTGCCACAACTTGCGCGATTGGTCGACCGACGAGAAGCACCATAAGATTGACGATCGTCCCTTTGGCGGCGGCCCTGGAATGTTGATCCAGGCACCTCCGGTGGTCGATTGTGTAGAAGAGATCGAAAGCAAAGAAGATCGCCCCGCCCGGCGAATTCTGCTTTCACCTCAAGGCCGTCGCTTTGATCAGCAGTTGGCCGAAGAGTTGGCGACCGAACCGCGGCTGATGTTGCTGTGCGGCCGCTACGAAGGGTTCGATCAACGAGTGATCGATATCCTGGAACCCGAGGAACTGAGCGTTGGTGACTTTGTGCTCAATGGTGGCGAAGTCGCTGCGATGGTTGTCATCGACGCGGTGGTCCGATTGTTGCCAGGTGTGTTAGGAGATGAGTTTAGTAGCTTTGACGATTCGTTCTCACGCGGGAATCGAATGTTGGAGTTCCCGCAGTACACTCGACCGAGAGAATTTCGGGGCCACGAAGTGCCCGAGGTTTTGTTGGGTGGAAATCATCAACAGATCGCCGCTTGGCGTGCAGATCAGATTCAAAAGAGAACAGCCGAACGTCGCAGCGACCTGCTCTGA
- the rplS gene encoding 50S ribosomal protein L19 — protein MSQQVMDLVEKTCLKSDVPQFDIGDTVDVHTKILEGAKERIQVFTGVVIARSGSGTREMFTVRRMVSGEGVERKFPLHSPRVEKVEVKRSSVVRRAKLYFLRDRVGKAVRLKERRRS, from the coding sequence ATGAGCCAACAAGTAATGGATCTCGTCGAAAAGACGTGCCTTAAATCCGACGTTCCTCAGTTCGACATCGGCGATACCGTCGATGTGCACACCAAGATTTTGGAAGGTGCCAAAGAACGCATCCAGGTCTTCACCGGCGTTGTAATCGCTCGCAGCGGTTCGGGAACTCGCGAGATGTTCACCGTCCGTCGCATGGTCTCCGGCGAAGGTGTGGAGCGTAAGTTCCCACTGCACTCGCCACGCGTCGAAAAGGTCGAAGTCAAGCGCAGCAGCGTCGTTCGTCGTGCCAAGCTGTACTTCCTTCGCGATCGCGTCGGCAAGGCCGTTCGTCTGAAAGAACGTCGCCGCAGCTAA
- the dapB gene encoding 4-hydroxy-tetrahydrodipicolinate reductase, with translation MTSSQPIKLAVHGAAGRMGRRVVALATADEAFQVIAAIDHQQHPLLGQDSGGLAGCDLNEVPLSADWPAECDAAIDFSLPDAVASAVANCLESKTPLVIATTGLSDETQAAIAEAVKQIPIVWAPSMSLAVNLTMKLAEQAAAALKNVPGGVDIEIIERHHRYKVDAPSGTALKFGELIADQLDGETKHVHGREGETGQRSLNEIGYHAVRVGDNTGEHTIVYGMLGETMELRVASSNRDCYASGALAAARWIQGRPPALYSMFDVLGLS, from the coding sequence ATGACCAGTTCGCAACCAATCAAGCTTGCAGTTCACGGTGCCGCCGGTCGCATGGGGCGCCGCGTTGTTGCGTTGGCGACCGCTGACGAAGCATTTCAGGTGATCGCTGCGATCGATCATCAGCAACATCCGCTGCTCGGACAGGATTCCGGCGGGCTGGCCGGTTGCGATCTGAACGAAGTTCCGCTGTCGGCCGATTGGCCAGCGGAATGCGACGCGGCGATCGATTTCTCGTTGCCCGATGCGGTGGCCAGCGCTGTTGCGAACTGTCTGGAATCGAAGACGCCGCTGGTGATCGCGACGACCGGGTTGTCCGACGAAACGCAAGCGGCGATCGCCGAAGCGGTCAAGCAGATCCCGATCGTCTGGGCACCCAGCATGAGCCTGGCGGTGAATCTGACGATGAAGCTGGCCGAACAAGCCGCGGCGGCTTTGAAGAACGTTCCCGGCGGCGTCGATATCGAGATCATCGAGCGACACCATCGCTACAAGGTCGACGCTCCCAGCGGCACGGCGCTGAAGTTTGGTGAACTGATCGCTGACCAGTTGGATGGCGAGACCAAGCACGTCCACGGCCGCGAGGGCGAGACGGGGCAGCGTTCCCTCAATGAGATCGGTTACCACGCGGTCCGCGTCGGCGACAACACCGGCGAACACACGATCGTCTACGGCATGTTAGGCGAGACGATGGAGCTGCGCGTCGCATCGAGCAACCGCGACTGCTACGCATCGGGCGCCCTAGCCGCAGCCCGCTGGATCCAAGGCCGTCCCCCAGCCCTCTACTCGATGTTCGACGTCCTCGGCCTCTCGTAG
- a CDS encoding dioxygenase family protein — MHNPSTRFPLSRRSLLAVGGAAFFATPGLFAEQLQSTPPLTEGPFYPDKLPLDQDNDLILMNDSTTPAVGQITHLTGRVLTPAGSPVRDATIEIWQCDANAVYLHSRDSNGKKKQQDPNFQGFGRFETGAMGEYRFRTIKPVEYPGRPAPHIHIIVKQNDRKVLTTQLMIRGYAGNARDGVFRRITDPAQRELLVADFNPVPESKTGEFACHFDVVLGRTPDDAENQRG, encoded by the coding sequence ATGCACAATCCATCGACGCGTTTTCCGTTATCCCGTCGCTCGCTGCTCGCCGTCGGCGGGGCGGCCTTTTTTGCAACGCCCGGTTTGTTTGCTGAGCAATTGCAGTCGACGCCGCCGCTGACCGAAGGGCCTTTCTATCCCGATAAACTGCCGCTGGATCAAGACAATGATCTGATCTTGATGAACGACAGCACGACGCCGGCGGTGGGACAGATCACTCATCTAACAGGACGCGTTTTGACGCCGGCGGGTTCGCCCGTCCGCGATGCGACGATCGAAATTTGGCAATGCGATGCCAACGCCGTCTACCTGCACTCGCGCGACAGCAACGGCAAGAAGAAACAGCAGGATCCAAACTTCCAAGGCTTTGGTCGGTTTGAAACCGGAGCGATGGGCGAGTACCGTTTTCGCACGATCAAGCCGGTCGAGTATCCCGGTCGCCCTGCCCCGCACATTCACATTATCGTCAAACAGAACGACCGCAAAGTGCTGACGACTCAGTTGATGATCCGTGGCTACGCCGGGAATGCTCGCGATGGCGTCTTCCGGCGGATCACCGATCCTGCGCAACGCGAATTGTTAGTCGCCGATTTTAATCCGGTGCCCGAATCGAAGACCGGCGAATTTGCTTGTCACTTCGACGTCGTGCTCGGTCGGACGCCCGACGACGCGGAAAATCAACGCGGTTAA
- a CDS encoding Gfo/Idh/MocA family protein, whose product MKKNNSRRTFLKATTVASAGYWVAGGIAPKESLAANEEIRFACIGVGGKGSSDSADAGKAGKVVAICDIDDERLNKAGERFTDASKYYDFRKMLEEKDKNIDAVTVSTPDHCHGVATAAALALGKHCYTQKPLTRTIWESRRLGELAAENKCQTQMGNQGTANSGVREAAAMIKAGAVGDVKEVHVWTNRPVWPQGIGQPAAEEVPSYIHWDEWIGPAEKRPYSSAYHPFKWRGFWDFGTGALGDMACHTLNMPYMGCDLQNPTSVQATTSGHNKITYPSWSQIVFEFPANDWRGATQLYWYDGGKLPAQSLFAGSESFAKKGLSSSGCLVVGSKGSLYSPNDYGATFEMLGGAEKKEVDYDRSPGHFRELAMAIKTGKEAKSNFPNYAGPLTETILLGNLAVFAADENEKQGEKISWNAKEMKVLGTDKYDWMVKPDLKNGYTM is encoded by the coding sequence ATGAAAAAAAACAATTCACGTCGAACCTTCTTGAAAGCCACCACCGTCGCCAGTGCTGGTTATTGGGTTGCTGGTGGTATCGCACCCAAGGAGAGCTTGGCCGCAAACGAAGAGATCCGGTTTGCTTGTATCGGTGTCGGCGGCAAGGGCTCGAGCGATTCGGCTGACGCGGGCAAAGCGGGCAAAGTCGTTGCGATCTGCGATATCGACGACGAGCGATTGAACAAGGCGGGCGAACGTTTCACCGACGCATCGAAGTATTATGACTTCCGCAAGATGCTCGAAGAAAAGGACAAGAACATCGACGCGGTGACCGTCAGCACACCCGACCACTGCCACGGTGTGGCAACTGCCGCGGCGCTTGCGCTAGGCAAGCACTGCTACACGCAAAAGCCACTGACTCGCACGATCTGGGAATCGCGTCGTCTGGGCGAACTGGCTGCGGAGAACAAGTGCCAGACTCAGATGGGCAACCAGGGAACCGCCAACAGCGGCGTTCGCGAAGCTGCGGCGATGATCAAAGCGGGGGCCGTCGGCGATGTGAAAGAGGTGCATGTTTGGACCAACCGTCCGGTATGGCCACAAGGCATCGGCCAACCCGCGGCCGAAGAAGTGCCAAGCTACATCCACTGGGATGAATGGATTGGCCCAGCTGAAAAGCGTCCTTACAGCAGCGCTTATCATCCGTTTAAGTGGCGTGGTTTCTGGGACTTTGGTACCGGTGCGTTGGGCGACATGGCTTGCCACACGTTAAACATGCCATACATGGGTTGCGATTTGCAAAACCCAACCAGCGTGCAAGCGACGACCAGTGGTCACAACAAGATCACTTACCCGTCCTGGTCGCAGATCGTATTTGAGTTCCCTGCCAACGATTGGCGTGGCGCGACTCAGCTGTACTGGTACGACGGTGGCAAGTTGCCAGCTCAGTCGCTGTTCGCGGGATCGGAATCGTTCGCCAAGAAGGGCTTGTCCAGCAGCGGCTGCTTGGTCGTTGGATCCAAGGGCAGCCTGTATTCGCCAAACGATTACGGTGCCACCTTCGAAATGCTCGGCGGAGCAGAGAAGAAGGAGGTCGATTACGACCGTTCGCCAGGTCACTTCCGCGAATTGGCGATGGCGATCAAGACGGGCAAAGAAGCGAAGAGCAACTTCCCAAACTATGCCGGTCCTTTGACCGAAACCATCCTGCTTGGAAACCTGGCTGTCTTCGCGGCTGACGAAAACGAGAAGCAAGGCGAAAAGATCAGCTGGAACGCTAAAGAGATGAAGGTTCTGGGGACCGACAAGTACGATTGGATGGTCAAGCCCGACTTGAAGAACGGCTACACCATGTAG